TGCAAAGTAGCCTGTAAAGCACATTAGAATAGCGGCTAATACATATCTTTTTCTTTTTTTATACATAATATACAAAATTGTAGGAAGTAAAGAAATATAAACCATTTTTGATCTATTTACAATAACTATGAATAAAACTAGAATTGACATTATAGCCAAATAAATCTTTATCATTTTATTTTTTTTATTATCTTCATTCTTGTAAAATAATAAAAAAGACATCAAATATAAAAGTATTATACACATAATATTTGCAAAATCCTGAACAGTTAAAATAGCAGTAACTCTCGGATATTCAAACCCTACAGGATGTGCCCATTCATTATAATTTTTTATAAAATTAATAATTGCTAAAATTAAGATTATTGTTCCACCAAATAAAAATGACTTTAAAAAATTAAAAATTCTTTTATTGTCATTTATAAAATATGCTAATGGAAAAAAAATTAAATATCTTAAGTTATAATTATCTAACCGTGATCCTATTCCGCCGTCAAATGCCGCTATTATAAACGACATAACTACAAACACGACTAATAATACTGAAAATTTTACATCTATTTTAGAAAAAAAATCTTTCCGATTCTTTTTAAAAAACATTGAAACTACAAATGTCAATAACAATAACGGAATTACAACATTATTCTCAAACTTTTCAGATAAAAATAAAGAAACTCCAGTTAACAGACAAAAAATAAACCCCACCTTATTTATAATTAAATTTATTTTTTCGTTATTCATATTTACTCCTTTTTTACAATCATTTACAAAAGCCTAAAAATTCCATAAAATACGACCTTTGTTTTTTCCGCTCTCTTGCAAGGTATTTATCCCAACTTTTATAGTTTTTTAAATATGATTTATAATTTCTTCATAGACTCTTTCTATGCTAATCTCAGGTATCCCCTTATAATAATCCTTCCTATACTCATGCTGGTGTACTGGAATTTTTACAATATTATTCTCATAAAACTCATTATCCTCAATAACATTACTTTTTTCCTTCCAAGGAAAAAATCCCAATGAACGTTTCCCAGGTCCAAAAATCCCAATTACAAAGGGCTTTTCAAATCCGCTCGCAATATGAATTGGAGAACTGTCATTCCCTACAACAACATCAGCCCTTGAAATCAAGGCCCCAAATTCAACAAGGTTAATTTCTCCACGAAAATCA
The DNA window shown above is from Leptotrichia wadei and carries:
- a CDS encoding O-antigen ligase family protein; amino-acid sequence: MNNEKINLIINKVGFIFCLLTGVSLFLSEKFENNVVIPLLLLTFVVSMFFKKNRKDFFSKIDVKFSVLLVVFVVMSFIIAAFDGGIGSRLDNYNLRYLIFFPLAYFINDNKRIFNFLKSFLFGGTIILILAIINFIKNYNEWAHPVGFEYPRVTAILTVQDFANIMCIILLYLMSFLLFYKNEDNKKNKMIKIYLAIMSILVLFIVIVNRSKMVYISLLPTILYIMYKKRKRYVLAAILMCFTGYFALPVSISNRIQYIVKYKNDPSSNLRVIFWKTGAEAFKQKPLYGWRAEERKKFNLDYYKKTGVSDYVYKYFLTGNKLRTQHYVASHNSYLQYLLDFGILGFVFFILIIINLLIKLFKINFYKYDRNTKITAFEIGTKVSFIAWIIQGMTDDNLNDKHLVITLTVLIFFIDYLYRNIKNQKTLNFENEK